In the Candidatus Omnitrophota bacterium genome, GTCTGGCCATCTGTGTAATCAGTCGTTTCAAAGAGCGAGCCTACATAAATAGTGGTACTTGTAGGCGTTATCTTTTTTATCCGGCCTCCATCACCATCGTATTCAAACTTAGTGAAGAAGGACTCGGATTTTATTTGCCAATCAGCGTCTGAAGTTGAGTAAAGGTAATAAGCCTTACCTGCATCAACTTGAGAAAAATCATCTGTTAGAGGATTATTGCGAAAATACTCAAAATCACTAATGTCTTTATTATAACGAAGTAAGCGGTCATAATCAACATCATAAATGAGATTATTCATTGCCTTCGAGACGTCTCTTGTATCTGTAGTAGGCGAGGCAATAAAGTTCCAGCCGCTTTCAAGATTCAATTCAGGTATGTCTTTGGGTACTTTTCCACTTACTAAAATAGTAGCACCAAGGGGATTTGTAATATAAATTTGGTAGCCTCTTCCATATTCAAACTCATTAAAGTCATCGAAATTAACATTACCTACATAATGTTCAAAGTGACAAGATTCATCATTAACATAAGCAGAATTGCATGTTGAATTCGGTGCTGGTGTAAAGCGGGTTAGCTGATCGTATTGCCCTTCTATCGGCGCAAGCACTGCTTCTACACTAGAATCATCGGGTATTACAGGAAGCGAGAAAAGATTCCAGCCAGGAGTAAACTCCAGAGTTAGAGTATAAGAATCTGTGCCAATTACCTCTACCTGAGTAAGACGATTTTCTTCATCATATGAGAAAAGTTTATTGCCTTTTGAAATAAGGTTACCATTTGAATCATAAGTCAAATTAGTGGTTCCATTAGGCCCAATAATACTCGTTACAGCATGTGGCGGAGCACCATCTTCTCCATAGACAAGTGTTAAATCTCCCTTTTGTGTCATATTGCCAAGAGGGTCATAGTTATAGTTAATTGTGCCATAGGCGTTACCCGAAGCTTGAATAAGTCTATCTAAATCATCGTAGGCAAACCCTTGATTTGAATTATTGATATTATCAGCAATATCGCTGATATTTCCAATAGCATCAAATTGATACTCAAGGTCTTGAATAGTCGAGCCATCAGCAGCATAAGTTGTTAAATGTTGTAATCTTAACGTATTCGTATCATAAGTATAATCTGTATAAGTTCCATTGCCATATTCAATATGAATAATCTGACCGTTGGCATTATAATTTACATTTTCTAAATAATTCTTAACCTCTATTCCCTTTTGGCCGCTGATTTTCTTAATTAGCCCGCTCTTGCCATATTCATATAATACTGTTTCTTCATCTGGATAAGTAACTGAAGTCAACCTATCCAAAGCATCATATGTACGCGTTACCTCAAAGGATTCAGGGTTTACTATCTTTATTGAGCGAGTTTCGCGGCCTAATCTATCATAACGAAATTGGGTCGTGCTTTCAGGGTCATCAACCTGGGTAAGCCGACCTGTTGAATACTGGATATCTGATTCATCATAAGTGTAGTCTATGGCCTTTCTGCCAATAGTTTTATTAGCAAGGCGATTAATTGCATCATAAGTAAAAACGGTTCTTTCTCCTTTAGTATCAGTCTGTTCTGCTAAATTACCTGCATCATCATAAATATAGCTCCATTCTCCCATATCAGGATCATTCATGGCAATTTTTCGGCCCAAAGAATCATAAGTAATGTGTGTGGTATTATTCTGGCTATCAATAAGCTTAACAAGGTTATTCTGAATATCATATTCATAGGTTGTAGTATAAGTTTGCCCATTATTAAATTCGTCTACGCTTATAAGATTGCCTTGGCAATCGTAATATTCTTTTCTCCAATGGCCATTTTCATCAGTTTTGGTAATCGTCCAATCCGTATAGCTGGTTGAGGAATATGTCAGGTCCGGATTCGTAGTCTGAATAAGCCTGCCTAATGTATCATAAATAAAACTAAACTTAGGACTACTATAACTAGGTGGGCTAAAATCTTCACTTTCTCCTTCAGCAAAATAAGGCAAATATTTCTCTTCGATTTCTCCCTTACTATTGTATTTGACTAGACCAGAGATAACCTGACGTGGATTCCCAGTCACGGGATCATCCTCAGCCGCAGATTTTGTCTCAATTAGCCGACCTAAACCATCAAAAAAGCTATAAGTAACCATATATGCAGGTGTAGTATCATAATTTATTTTTGTATGCTTGGTTACTTTTATTGGCGTAGTTGACAAGTCATATTCATAGTAAACTGCAGGGTATGTCTGGCTATCTTCAGGACCGATAACCTTAATAAGTCTGCCAAATTCATCATAGACGTTGGTAGTTTGCTGACTATTTGGGTCTGTTGAAGTTAGGATTTGGCCGGTTTTTGGATTATAGCTTGTTTGCAGACTATGATTCAGACTATTAGTTACCTGTTCAGGATAAGTATTTAGTTCATAATCGTAGGATGTGGTTGTTGTATGATGTAAGACATCAGTGGCGTTGTGCAGTTGGCCATAGCTATTATAAGAATAGGTAGTGGCAATGGTTTTTTCTTCTGAAGTAACAGGATTATGCAGCCATACCTTTTCTTTAGTAAGTTTACCGTTGGTAGGCACAGTATTGTAGTCAGAGACGCCATCATAATAAAACCACTTTTCAGATAATTTGTTACTAGAACCATCGTAGGCAACTGCATTATTGACAAATCCTATAAGCCATTCAGTTTCGTTGTTAAGAAAATTTGTAGTAATGATTCTGTCATCAGCTAGATCATCAGACATTGTTACGTCGCCTTTATCTGACACAGTAGATTGGGTGATAAGATTGTTAACGAAGGTATGGCTATTGTCAATCAGCGTCTTTTTAACAAAGGCGTTTTCATCGGTTGTGTTGCCGTTATAAGTAAAGTTGGCAGCGCTTGCAGCATAAGGGAATTTCACAGTGCCGCCAAATAAGTCTTGATATTGCCACTCAGTTTGAGTTTTAGAATAAATATTTCCTGAGCTGTCTTTTGTTGTCTGTTTAGTTGGCCTGCCTTTTAAGGTATCATCTTGGAGAAAATGAGTTTCAGAGATATTTCCTTCCGCATCAATGCCTTGAACAATACCAAAGCCACGAAATTCACGGCTCACAGCATCATATTTGCCTTGCGCATAGTTATAACTTGTCGTATATGAATTACCTCGTCCGTCATGATTAGTTACTGTAGTTACCACCTGCACAGGAAATGGTAAGCCATATTGGCCACTCTGGTTGCGATTATCAAATTTAGTGGATTGTTCATATGTTAAGTTTACAGTACCACCAACACCATTATCTACACCAGAAAGCAAGTCCGGCATTGAACCGTTATTTAAATATAATTTTGGACCTTCGTTATTGTAATGTTTAATTATATCAGTTAACCCATCCCCATTAACATCAACTAATCTGGTGCCAAAGTTGGAAAAATCACCATCAGGCATGTCCCAGTAAGAATCACGGGACCAACCTCTAGTATTATTAATGTAAGTCTCACGTATACTATCCTTTGCTATTAATAAATCTGCCCAACCGTCTCCATTTACATCCATTAATTGGATTGAGCCATCGTTGAATTTACCTACAGGTAAATCCCAGGTACTATCGCGTGACCAATTACTGCCATTATTAATAAAAGTCCTGCGATCTTCATCCATGGCTATTACTAAATCTGGAAGGCCATCTGCATTTACATCAGTTAATTGGGAACCATTAGTTAAATTACCTTCAGGCAACGTCCAAGAGGAATCTAATGTCCAATTAGAACCATTGTTTATCCAGGTTTGATAGCCATCATAATCCCAAACACCCTCTGCAGCCTTTACAATATCAACCAATCCATCTCCATTTACATCAGAAAACACAACACCCAAAAATGTCCGAATTTCAAAACAGTCATAAGGACAGCCAATTTCATGTTCCCAGATAATTGCGGAACCCTCAGGCATATACCAGGAAGAATCGTCAACCCATCCGCCATTTTTATCGTTTATCCAAGTCTTTTTAGTATCGCATCCATTCCTCGACTTATAATGGAAAAGTAAATCTGTCCAGCCGTCTCCATTTACATCCGCAAGACGTAGCCCCCCGCCCTTATTTAACTCTGCTGCCATAGAATTGAAGTATACATATCTGGTCTCCCCGCTGCATAGCGTAATTGGATCAGGCCAAGATGCACTAGTTGATTCATACCAGCCATCAGCCTGATTATGCATAAAGGTTTTTTGAATCTGCCTCGACTCTTCAGCGTATTTTAATAAATCTGGATATCCGTCATTATTTATATCAATTATCCTAACCCCTTGGTCTCTTGGAAAGCCAACCCAAGAGGCAAATTCAGCGCCCATATGCTGATCAGCAGGATTATGGGGAATATTCCAGCTGTTAGTCTGCGTCCAGCCAGAATTTGGTTGTTGATAATTAAGGGTTAATGGGGGTAAAGATTGGCTATCGTCGTTTGAAAATTGAGTAACATTGCTAATCAGAGAACGTGCGGTAGCAGGCGAATTAGTATAATTTATGTGGTATTTTCGAATGCGCGAGTTATCCGCTGCCTTTATAATAATATCAACAAGCCGCTGTGTTGTTTTAACTAAAAATTTTGGGCGGTAATTAGAAAGGATATCATTCCTGGTTTCATATATAAATTCTACATTTCCGTGTAGGAAATTTTCATCATTGCTAAAGGCGGTATATTGAATTGATTCAGGGTAAAGCTGATTATTATCCTTCATGTAGGAAATACGCATATAATTAGAATTAATATCAGAGATCTTGTCAATTGCCCAGCGGAAAACTCCAGGAGCGCCTTCTATACGAGAAGATGAACTCTGGCCAAGCCAGTATTTTGTACCTGTCTTAT is a window encoding:
- a CDS encoding VCBS repeat-containing protein encodes the protein MVSKIHKINIKKIISSIIIFVYVPVSTLWGLDFAWAKDEKSPTKKSSIKSTTESPSNSSDSYPSLSPEQAAQRRSLAGEEGEIRVPITFNSLKSFQTDPFTGAATFTVPIAVPPGRGGIQPNIALSYSSSSSNSICGQGWNLELGAIERSTKKGVPSYTDSDTYVFISGGSTAELVNIGGGHYRAKIESAFMDFYFNDSYWEVRDKTGTKYWLGQSSSSRIEGAPGVFRWAIDKISDINSNYMRISYMKDNNQLYPESIQYTAFSNDENFLHGNVEFIYETRNDILSNYRPKFLVKTTQRLVDIIIKAADNSRIRKYHINYTNSPATARSLISNVTQFSNDDSQSLPPLTLNYQQPNSGWTQTNSWNIPHNPADQHMGAEFASWVGFPRDQGVRIIDINNDGYPDLLKYAEESRQIQKTFMHNQADGWYESTSASWPDPITLCSGETRYVYFNSMAAELNKGGGLRLADVNGDGWTDLLFHYKSRNGCDTKKTWINDKNGGWVDDSSWYMPEGSAIIWEHEIGCPYDCFEIRTFLGVVFSDVNGDGLVDIVKAAEGVWDYDGYQTWINNGSNWTLDSSWTLPEGNLTNGSQLTDVNADGLPDLVIAMDEDRRTFINNGSNWSRDSTWDLPVGKFNDGSIQLMDVNGDGWADLLIAKDSIRETYINNTRGWSRDSYWDMPDGDFSNFGTRLVDVNGDGLTDIIKHYNNEGPKLYLNNGSMPDLLSGVDNGVGGTVNLTYEQSTKFDNRNQSGQYGLPFPVQVVTTVTNHDGRGNSYTTSYNYAQGKYDAVSREFRGFGIVQGIDAEGNISETHFLQDDTLKGRPTKQTTKDSSGNIYSKTQTEWQYQDLFGGTVKFPYAASAANFTYNGNTTDENAFVKKTLIDNSHTFVNNLITQSTVSDKGDVTMSDDLADDRIITTNFLNNETEWLIGFVNNAVAYDGSSNKLSEKWFYYDGVSDYNTVPTNGKLTKEKVWLHNPVTSEEKTIATTYSYNSYGQLHNATDVLHHTTTTSYDYELNTYPEQVTNSLNHSLQTSYNPKTGQILTSTDPNSQQTTNVYDEFGRLIKVIGPEDSQTYPAVYYEYDLSTTPIKVTKHTKINYDTTPAYMVTYSFFDGLGRLIETKSAAEDDPVTGNPRQVISGLVKYNSKGEIEEKYLPYFAEGESEDFSPPSYSSPKFSFIYDTLGRLIQTTNPDLTYSSTSYTDWTITKTDENGHWRKEYYDCQGNLISVDEFNNGQTYTTTYEYDIQNNLVKLIDSQNNTTHITYDSLGRKIAMNDPDMGEWSYIYDDAGNLAEQTDTKGERTVFTYDAINRLANKTIGRKAIDYTYDESDIQYSTGRLTQVDDPESTTQFRYDRLGRETRSIKIVNPESFEVTRTYDALDRLTSVTYPDEETVLYEYGKSGLIKKISGQKGIEVKNYLENVNYNANGQIIHIEYGNGTYTDYTYDTNTLRLQHLTTYAADGSTIQDLEYQFDAIGNISDIADNINNSNQGFAYDDLDRLIQASGNAYGTINYNYDPLGNMTQKGDLTLVYGEDGAPPHAVTSIIGPNGTTNLTYDSNGNLISKGNKLFSYDEENRLTQVEVIGTDSYTLTLEFTPGWNLFSLPVIPDDSSVEAVLAPIEGQYDQLTRFTPAPNSTCNSAYVNDESCHFEHYVGNVNFDDFNEFEYGRGYQIYITNPLGATILVSGKVPKDIPELNLESGWNFIASPTTDTRDVSKAMNNLIYDVDYDRLLRYNKDISDFEYFRNNPLTDDFSQVDAGKAYYLYSTSDADWQIKSESFFTKFEYDGDGGRIKKITPTSTTIYVGSLFETTDYTDGQT